One window of Amaranthus tricolor cultivar Red isolate AtriRed21 chromosome 11, ASM2621246v1, whole genome shotgun sequence genomic DNA carries:
- the LOC130827873 gene encoding uncharacterized protein LOC130827873 isoform X1 — MESLPSSLLLPKTPGTNIYPSSHLPLQFAIKPWNKRFGILNTGENLNPFSWVSIPKRVGIPGSLRIMAVSKKVSGESDTNSESDDGHASLAQANTNPNPNPTHKKSFDDSPKIESSPTTLGSGTGGSTRAGLFRTPISGGVQSATSAHGLPRPALAVRNLMEQARFAHLCTVMSRMHHRREGYPFGSLVDFAPDSMGHPIFSFSPLAIHTRNLLADPRCTLVVQIPGWSGLSNARVTIFGDIVPLPEDQQEWAHKQYIKKHLQGPSQQWGNFYYFRLQNISDIYFIGGFGTVAWVDVKEYENLNPDKIALEGGEQYLKELNAIFSKPLKKILSTEIEVDDAALISIDSRGTDVRVRQGAQFNIQRISFEEGDFVETLEDAKSALQQLINKGKVQNFQK, encoded by the exons ATGGAATCCCTCCCAAGCTCTTTATTATTGCCTAAAACCCCAGGAACAAACATCTACCCAAGTTCTCACCTACCACTCCAATTTGCGATCAAACCATGGAATAAACGATTTGGGATTTTGAATACTGGTGAAAATTTGAATCCCTTTTCATGGGTATCAATTCCTAAAAGAGTTGGGATTCCTGGGTCATTAAGGATTATGGCTGTTTCAAAGAAAGTTTCAGGCGAAAGTGATACGAACTCAGAATCTGATGATGGGCATGCTTCACTTGCTCAG GCTAATACTAATCCTAATCCAAATCCAACTCACAAGAAGAGTTTTGATGATTCCCCAAAGATTGAATCGTCACCTACGACACTAGGAAGTGGAACTGGAGGAAGCACTAGGGCAGGACTATTCAGAACACCAATCTCTGGTGGAGTTCAAAGTGCGACTTCCGCTCATGGTTTACCAAGACCAGCACTGGCTGTTCGCAATTTGATGGAACAG GCTCGGTTTGCTCATTTGTGCACTGTCATGTCTCGTATGCATCACAGGAGGGAAGGATATCCATTTGGTTCACTGGTAGATTTTGCCCCAGATTCCATGGGAC ATCCAATTTTCTCTTTTTCACCATTAGCTATCCACACAAGAAATTTGTTGGCTGATCCTCGATGCACACTTGTTGTACAG ATACCTGGATGGAGTGGCTTATCCAATGCACGAGTGACAATTTTTGGTGATATCGTCCCACTTCCTGAAGATCAACAG GAATGGGCTCACAAACAGTACATTAAAAAACATCTTCAAGGGCCTTCGCAACAATGGGGAAATTTCTATTACTTCAGGTTGCAAAATATAAG CGATATCTATTTCATTGGTGGCTTTGGTACCGTTGCTTGGGTTGACGTTAAGGAATACGAAAATCTAAATCCCGACAAGATTGCTCTTGAAGGAGGCGAACAATATTTGAAG GAACTCAATGCCATTTTCTCGAAGCCGTTGAAAAAGATTTTGTCCACCGAAATTGAGGTAGATGATGCTGCTCTTATTTCTATAGACAGCAGAGGAACTGATGTCAGGGTTCGTCAAGGGGCACAG TTCAACATACAGAGGATATCGTTTGAAGAGGGAGATTTCGTCGAGACTCTGGAGGATGCCAAATCTGCTCTCCAACAATTAATAAACAAGGGTAAGGTGCAAAATTTTCAGAAATGA
- the LOC130827873 gene encoding uncharacterized protein LOC130827873 isoform X2 has product MESLPSSLLLPKTPGTNIYPSSHLPLQFAIKPWNKRFGILNTGENLNPFSWVSIPKRVGIPGSLRIMAVSKKVSGESDTNSESDDGHASLAQIESSPTTLGSGTGGSTRAGLFRTPISGGVQSATSAHGLPRPALAVRNLMEQARFAHLCTVMSRMHHRREGYPFGSLVDFAPDSMGHPIFSFSPLAIHTRNLLADPRCTLVVQIPGWSGLSNARVTIFGDIVPLPEDQQEWAHKQYIKKHLQGPSQQWGNFYYFRLQNISDIYFIGGFGTVAWVDVKEYENLNPDKIALEGGEQYLKELNAIFSKPLKKILSTEIEVDDAALISIDSRGTDVRVRQGAQFNIQRISFEEGDFVETLEDAKSALQQLINKGKVQNFQK; this is encoded by the exons ATGGAATCCCTCCCAAGCTCTTTATTATTGCCTAAAACCCCAGGAACAAACATCTACCCAAGTTCTCACCTACCACTCCAATTTGCGATCAAACCATGGAATAAACGATTTGGGATTTTGAATACTGGTGAAAATTTGAATCCCTTTTCATGGGTATCAATTCCTAAAAGAGTTGGGATTCCTGGGTCATTAAGGATTATGGCTGTTTCAAAGAAAGTTTCAGGCGAAAGTGATACGAACTCAGAATCTGATGATGGGCATGCTTCACTTGCTCAG ATTGAATCGTCACCTACGACACTAGGAAGTGGAACTGGAGGAAGCACTAGGGCAGGACTATTCAGAACACCAATCTCTGGTGGAGTTCAAAGTGCGACTTCCGCTCATGGTTTACCAAGACCAGCACTGGCTGTTCGCAATTTGATGGAACAG GCTCGGTTTGCTCATTTGTGCACTGTCATGTCTCGTATGCATCACAGGAGGGAAGGATATCCATTTGGTTCACTGGTAGATTTTGCCCCAGATTCCATGGGAC ATCCAATTTTCTCTTTTTCACCATTAGCTATCCACACAAGAAATTTGTTGGCTGATCCTCGATGCACACTTGTTGTACAG ATACCTGGATGGAGTGGCTTATCCAATGCACGAGTGACAATTTTTGGTGATATCGTCCCACTTCCTGAAGATCAACAG GAATGGGCTCACAAACAGTACATTAAAAAACATCTTCAAGGGCCTTCGCAACAATGGGGAAATTTCTATTACTTCAGGTTGCAAAATATAAG CGATATCTATTTCATTGGTGGCTTTGGTACCGTTGCTTGGGTTGACGTTAAGGAATACGAAAATCTAAATCCCGACAAGATTGCTCTTGAAGGAGGCGAACAATATTTGAAG GAACTCAATGCCATTTTCTCGAAGCCGTTGAAAAAGATTTTGTCCACCGAAATTGAGGTAGATGATGCTGCTCTTATTTCTATAGACAGCAGAGGAACTGATGTCAGGGTTCGTCAAGGGGCACAG TTCAACATACAGAGGATATCGTTTGAAGAGGGAGATTTCGTCGAGACTCTGGAGGATGCCAAATCTGCTCTCCAACAATTAATAAACAAGGGTAAGGTGCAAAATTTTCAGAAATGA